Proteins from a genomic interval of Papaver somniferum cultivar HN1 chromosome 4, ASM357369v1, whole genome shotgun sequence:
- the LOC113271439 gene encoding DNA repair RAD52-like protein 2, chloroplastic — translation MINNQIMDLQNTATFLSKPSAASVVLGVPLKSVSSLLFTNSISDSCLFLKKNKNKGITTAAEAVPNSNYVVPLDKSSTSSCITRPLAEILRDLNKKVPDKIIKPDSNCIIPWFHANRMLSFYAPGWCGEIRDVLFSENGNVTVVYRVTVRGSDGEAHRESSGTVPASDNMEDPVAAAEELAFCRACARFGLGLYLYHDDETL, via the exons ATGATCAATAATCAGATCATGGACTTGCAAAACACAGCAACCTTTCTATCAAAACCTTCAGCAGCCTCAGTAGTACTAGGAGTTCCATTAAAATCAGTATCATCATTATTATTTACAAATTCAATTTCAGATTCTTGTTTGTTtctaaagaagaataaaaataaaggaaTAACAACAGCAGCGGAAGCAGTACCAAATTCAAACTATGTAGTACCATTAGacaaatcatcaacatcatcatgtaTTACAAGACCATTAGCTGAGATCTTAAGAGACCTCAACAAGAAAGTTCCAGACAAGATCATCAAACCTGATTCCAACTGCATCATTCCTTG GTTCCATGCTAATCGTATGTTGAGCTTCTACGCACCAG gttGGTGTGGAGAAATACGTGATGTTTTATTCTCAGAAAATGGAAATGTGACAGTGGTATATCGTGTCACAGTACGCGGATCTGATGGAGAG GCACATCGTGAATCGTCTGGAACTGTTCCTGCCAGTGATAACATGGAGGATCCAGTTGCTGCAGCTGAGGAGTTAGCTTTTTGCAGAGCCTGTGCACGGTTTGGTCTGGGTTTATACTTGTATCATGATGACGAGACACTATAG